Proteins from a genomic interval of Sporolactobacillus sp. Y61:
- a CDS encoding GNAT family N-acetyltransferase, whose protein sequence is MDWEGSTITRDVKIRKAQLKDTVSIRKVARITWRATYQELIPIKIQNQFLNVAYSDRNMKLRIDQTLFFVAEQEGEIVGFANATIKKDDAELSAIYVLPELQGHSIGSRLLQSVLSNLDHAGQLVVDVESGNQIGERFYH, encoded by the coding sequence GTGGATTGGGAGGGAAGCACAATCACAAGGGATGTTAAGATTCGAAAAGCACAGCTGAAAGATACAGTCAGCATCAGAAAGGTTGCCCGGATCACGTGGAGAGCAACTTACCAGGAACTGATTCCGATTAAAATTCAGAATCAGTTCCTGAATGTTGCTTATTCCGACAGAAACATGAAGTTACGCATAGACCAGACGCTTTTTTTCGTTGCGGAACAGGAAGGAGAGATTGTCGGTTTTGCCAATGCCACCATAAAAAAGGATGACGCCGAACTGAGCGCCATCTATGTTCTTCCTGAATTACAGGGGCACAGCATTGGGAGCAGGTTGCTGCAGTCTGTTCTTAGCAACCTTGATCATGCCGGGCAACTGGTCGTCGATGTTGAGTCAGGCAATCAAATCGGTGAGCGGTTTTATCATTAG
- a CDS encoding ABC transporter permease — protein sequence MSGTKLFCQRFRRECRYQWGIIRSVVGWTIMLYIIIPAAAIAPFLYADVWKNIHFYWDDGIPIIFLIALILLFSGHGNVRTCLLDADLLFLIQEKRRLIQLKHCALLVSLFVLIVIEAIVFLLAWPVLTEIYHFSQIEILSLFLLAAGYKLSVMSIRKFTEGTIVRRLCILLAYGAASTLGFTLNSRLWLISGVTCTALMLLLNLIQAGKTNRWFRELEIEHQEHVKFIRPILHFTSGIEKPVSVKRRPLILFRRSGSLFNKPGRENGLLELLLKTFLRHKSYLAAYVQLTGLTCFAVIVLPLWLKWVVYVLFILFMKLWLSILFRKMTASPFFRVVPFDSEIRVPVQSRFQKWLGFPVIMLTGGVTLMATLVL from the coding sequence CGATCATGCTCTATATCATCATACCTGCCGCTGCGATTGCTCCATTCCTGTACGCCGATGTATGGAAAAACATCCATTTCTACTGGGACGACGGGATCCCGATTATTTTCCTGATTGCACTTATATTGCTGTTCTCCGGACATGGAAACGTCAGGACCTGTTTACTGGATGCCGATCTGCTTTTCCTGATTCAGGAAAAAAGAAGACTGATTCAGCTTAAACACTGTGCATTGTTGGTGTCACTGTTCGTTCTGATTGTCATTGAAGCGATCGTTTTTCTTCTTGCCTGGCCTGTATTAACAGAAATTTATCATTTTTCACAAATTGAAATTCTGTCTTTATTTCTTCTTGCTGCAGGATACAAACTGTCTGTTATGTCCATTCGTAAATTTACCGAAGGGACGATTGTGCGCCGTCTCTGCATCCTGCTTGCGTATGGGGCGGCCAGTACACTCGGCTTTACGCTTAATTCACGGTTGTGGCTGATTTCAGGCGTTACCTGTACGGCCCTGATGCTCCTTCTGAATTTGATTCAGGCGGGCAAAACAAATCGCTGGTTTCGTGAGCTGGAGATTGAGCATCAGGAACATGTTAAATTCATCAGACCCATTCTGCATTTTACTTCAGGAATTGAAAAACCAGTTTCGGTCAAAAGGAGACCGCTGATTCTGTTCCGCAGATCCGGAAGCCTGTTCAATAAGCCGGGCAGGGAAAACGGTCTGCTTGAACTTCTGCTGAAAACCTTTCTCCGTCATAAAAGTTATCTTGCGGCTTATGTGCAACTGACCGGATTGACCTGTTTTGCGGTCATCGTTCTGCCTCTCTGGCTGAAATGGGTCGTCTATGTCCTGTTCATCCTGTTCATGAAACTCTGGCTGAGTATCCTGTTCCGAAAAATGACTGCCAGTCCGTTTTTTCGAGTGGTTCCCTTCGATTCAGAAATACGTGTACCGGTCCAATCCCGGTTTCAGAAGTGGCTCGGTTTTCCTGTGATCATGCTGACCGGAGGGGTCACCCTGATGGCTACACTGGTACTTTGA